The Garra rufa chromosome 23, GarRuf1.0, whole genome shotgun sequence genome includes a region encoding these proteins:
- the LOC141299324 gene encoding GTP-binding protein Di-Ras2, with amino-acid sequence MPEQSNDYRVVVFGAGGVGKSSLVLRFVKGTFRESYIPTIEDTYRQVISCDKSICTLQITDTTGSHQFPAMQRLSITKGHAFILVYSVTSKQSLEELKPIYEQICLIKGDIENIPIMLVGNKNDEMNGREVENSDGEATARRWKCAFMETSAKTNHNVKELFQELLNLEKRRTVSLQIDGKKSKQQKRAEKLKGKCVVM; translated from the coding sequence ATGCCAGAACAAAGCAACGATTACCGGGTGGTTGTATTTGGAGCCGGCGGAGTAGGCAAAAGCTCCTTGGTCTTGCGTTTCGTGAAGGGAACCTTTCGCGAGAGCTACATCCCCACCATCGAGGACACCTACAGGCAGGTGATCAGCTGCGACAAGAGCATCTGCACACTACAGATCACAGACACCACAGGCAGCCACCAGTTTCCTGCCATGCAGCGTTTATCCATCACCAAAGGCCACGCCTTCATCTTAGTGTACTCCGTCACCAGCAAACAGTCTCTGGAGGAGCTCAAGCCCATCTACGAGCAGATCTGTCTGATTAAGGGGGACATAGAGAACATCCCAATCATGCTAGTGGGCAACAAGAACGATGAGATGAACGGTCGTGAAGTGGAGAACAGTGATGGAGAGGCCACGGCCAGGAGGTGGAAATGTGCCTTCATGGAGACGTCAGCTAAGACCAATCACAACGTTAAGGAGCTCTTTCAAGAGCTGCTTAATTTAGAGAAACGTAGGACTGTTAGCCTTCAGATCGACGGCAAGAAGAGCAAGCAGCAAAAACGAGCCGAGAAACTGAAAGGCAAATGTGTGGTCATGTGA